The Haliotis asinina isolate JCU_RB_2024 chromosome 16, JCU_Hal_asi_v2, whole genome shotgun sequence DNA segment gatatttctggaatatttccaGAGAGGAGCataaaatatactcactcactcacttgttatgGCTGCAGGAACGTTGACGGTATCACTATGTTGTAGGCAACAACGAGGGTCGTGACGCCAATGGCCACGAGTGTCGTGGATGCGGACCACAGGAAGAGTTCTTCAGCTGCTCCGACATCTGTATCGGCAACTGTGGTGGGTCCGGGACACCCGTCCCCGTGACTGTGCGACCCCAGACACCCGCTAACACCCCCCGTCCATATACAGTGAGACCCACACAATCCCCTGTCGACACCCCCAGACCGACCTTCAGCCCCCCTGTCGTTACACAGCCACCGACGGTTAATACACCCAACTATGGCGTCTTCAGCACATGTCACGGTGTCAACAACTTGGCAGGCCTTGACCAGCTTGACCAATGGTGCAAGTCTAACTGCCAGAGAGGAAACTGCCCAGCAGCCGTATGTGATTGTCCGGATGCATTTGGCCCAAGATCAACACAGGGCAGGAAGACAACTTCACGTCCCGTCACCACACCAGTGCCCAAGGTCACGGTTCCTTCCGTAGGACATATTCCTGCCATCTTCCATTCCTGTCACGGTGTCAATCTTTGGGCAGGATTTCCAGCACTAGATACATGGTGTATGGAGAACTGCGCTAAGGGCAACTGTCCATCTGTCCAGTGCGACTGCCCCGATGCATGGGGACCTCGAACCTTACCTCCTGCGACAGCAAGACCAGCGGTAACACCAAACCCACCGTTGATTACCATGTCCTCAACTCGAAGAACGCCAGCCCCTACCCCCGCCCCGACCCTCAAACCGCTGCTGACTCCAGGGCAACACCCATTCCTCACTTACACTCCTTGGGTACCAATCCAGGCTACACCGTCCCGCCCTTCCGTGACGGCTGGAAACGTCG contains these protein-coding regions:
- the LOC137268216 gene encoding uncharacterized protein encodes the protein MLASVLVILGVVGGAWGHGYMYDPPGRSTMWRWGFKVPINYNDNALNCGGYSNLWFAEHGKCGVCGDPYEQVPPRDNEAGGKYGLGVIARGYKTGQDLPITIEITANHEGYFEFRLCKNDDVTKVVTQACLDQNLLQLKNANGTRYYLQRSQYGKIYLTASLPAGLTCSQCVLQWKWVAGNNEGRDANGHECRGCGPQEEFFSCSDICIGNCGGSGTPVPVTVRPQTPANTPRPYTVRPTQSPVDTPRPTFSPPVVTQPPTVNTPNYGVFSTCHGVNNLAGLDQLDQWCKSNCQRGNCPAAVCDCPDAFGPRSTQGRKTTSRPVTTPVPKVTVPSVGHIPAIFHSCHGVNLWAGFPALDTWCMENCAKGNCPSVQCDCPDAWGPRTLPPATARPAVTPNPPLITMSSTRRTPAPTPAPTLKPLLTPGQHPFLTYTPWVPIQATPSRPSVTAGNVDSSSCHGINNWQGIPQLDDWCRLSCGQNYCPDVYCRCY